From one Gracilibacillus salinarum genomic stretch:
- a CDS encoding distal tail protein Dit, which yields MAYESITFNGIRKDWLYIERGRSKPPFAARKRNLLTVPGYPGGYLASTDIDPLPISQPVGFRIKDDADALTKKDELAEWLLTDKPVPLKFDDEPGRIYYAVVQNTLDDFEKMAVLRRGTIQFICPDPYAYGPEKPFSATSDYFNIKNEGTAEAEPVFEFEVTAPITFLMIQNQLGEYNMVGKPIDLTKQEPVQEYERLIYNPMNSVTGFTTATRVENSYIQGVMDANGAMIATDFGVERSSEFYGPAVKTSVSEVLSDFMVDMLVTFDNGNSPGQVGKVELYLYDELENVIAKLAMQDAWAHRSMTNGIIRIGDQTVNNYMIDENNAYWNSFYGILRILRKGDYWEAYIAELDENRKHHTRKFTSFKDNEGLFTDKQLAQVGIHIARWGAADEVRTFVHHLSVSKINSLGNNGVPYIADVGDIITFDHTNNGQVYINGEPYEDSILGADYFTLKKGDNNLLVMPGSLKTSGSYRERYL from the coding sequence TTGGCGTATGAATCGATAACATTTAACGGTATAAGAAAAGATTGGCTATATATTGAGCGTGGCCGAAGCAAACCTCCCTTTGCTGCTAGGAAACGAAATCTCTTAACGGTGCCCGGCTATCCAGGTGGTTACCTGGCATCTACGGACATTGATCCATTACCAATTAGTCAGCCTGTAGGTTTTCGTATTAAAGATGATGCGGATGCTTTGACCAAAAAAGATGAACTAGCGGAATGGCTGTTAACGGATAAACCTGTCCCATTAAAATTTGACGACGAACCTGGTCGCATCTATTATGCTGTAGTCCAAAATACTCTTGATGATTTCGAAAAAATGGCTGTATTAAGAAGAGGCACCATTCAATTTATATGTCCGGATCCGTATGCCTATGGTCCTGAAAAGCCATTTAGTGCCACATCCGATTACTTTAATATCAAAAATGAAGGTACCGCAGAAGCAGAACCAGTTTTTGAATTTGAAGTCACAGCACCTATTACGTTTTTAATGATCCAAAATCAACTTGGCGAATACAACATGGTTGGCAAACCTATAGATTTAACAAAACAAGAGCCAGTACAAGAATACGAAAGATTGATCTATAACCCTATGAACAGTGTGACTGGATTCACAACGGCAACTCGCGTTGAAAATAGTTATATACAGGGCGTGATGGACGCGAATGGGGCAATGATAGCTACTGATTTTGGGGTAGAACGATCGAGTGAATTTTACGGACCTGCTGTTAAAACAAGTGTTAGCGAAGTATTATCTGATTTTATGGTAGATATGTTAGTTACATTTGATAACGGTAATAGCCCCGGACAAGTCGGAAAAGTTGAACTGTACTTATATGATGAATTGGAAAATGTCATAGCTAAATTAGCGATGCAAGACGCCTGGGCGCATAGAAGTATGACAAACGGAATTATTAGAATTGGTGATCAAACCGTTAATAATTACATGATTGATGAAAATAATGCGTACTGGAACAGCTTCTACGGTATATTACGAATACTGAGAAAAGGGGATTATTGGGAAGCCTACATTGCGGAATTAGACGAAAACAGAAAACACCATACTAGAAAATTTACATCTTTTAAAGATAATGAAGGTTTATTTACAGACAAGCAATTAGCTCAAGTAGGTATCCATATTGCAAGATGGGGCGCTGCTGATGAAGTAAGAACATTTGTGCATCATCTATCGGTGTCTAAAATAAATAGTCTTGGTAATAACGGGGTTCCCTACATTGCGGATGTAGGCGACATTATCACATTTGACCACACTAATAATGGACAAGTTTATATTAATGGTGAGCCTTACGAGGATAGCATTTTAGGCGCTGATTATTTTACCCTGAAAAAAGGTGATAACAACCTATTAGTTATGCCCGGTAGCCTAAAAACAAGTGGTAGTTATCGAGAGCGGTATTTATAA